One stretch of Salmo trutta chromosome 7, fSalTru1.1, whole genome shotgun sequence DNA includes these proteins:
- the LOC115197660 gene encoding transmembrane and coiled-coil domain protein 3 — MATADSAVRSLSEVEKYLNSRNEMAERSSGEGNSLNIPESMCRGSSENNLDLDLSGIPDSQRYLDSSHRSLDSSYRSLPPGLNSLQQKILRVTEELKIEQEARDDNVAEYLKLVNSADKQQVGRIKQVFEKKNQKSAHSIANMQKKLEQYHKKMKDSSEKDASSKHHSSPKETSKDRLSLTVSNVSSGSGRHPTDKIKTVGPGVSLSPPFFFSKPRDFANLLRNKFGSADNIAHLKTSLDTPNSFRCEGTGRALSGSATIGDGKTATPAATTTPKYTSDDECSSGTSLSADSNGNTVALGVGLGLEGGLGAAVTPGQSLDVGDGQGRLDLTMEEVREIRETQGQLEEDMETLRTQFNKDYGFITQTLQEERYRYERLEDQLNDLTELHQAETADLKQELASIEERVAYQAYERARDIQEALESCQTRVSKLELQQQQQQTVQLESSDARVLLGKSINIMLALVTVILVCVSTAAKFAAPLLRSRRHVMGTFLGMCLLALFWKNWENFQRAMERVLVSA, encoded by the exons GCGGAAAGGAGCAGTGGCGAAGGGAACAGCCTGAACATTCCGGAGTCGATGTGTCGAGGCAGCTCAGAGAACAACCTAGATCTGGATCTGAGCGGTATCCCAGACTCCCAACGCTACCTGGACTCCTCCCACCGCAGCTTAGACTCCTCCTACCGCTCCCTGCCCCCCGGACTCAACAGCCTGCAGCAGAAGATCCTCCGG GTGACTGAAGAGTTGAAGATTGAGCAGGAAGCTCGTGATGACAATGTGGCTGAGTACCTGAAATTGGTGAACAGTGCCGACAAGCAGCAG GTGGGACGCATCAAGCAGGTGTTTGAGAAGAAGAACCAGAAGTCAGCCCACAG CATCGCCAACATGCAGAAGAAGCTGGAGCAGTATCATAAGAAGATGAAAGACAGCAGTGAGAAGGACGCCAGCTCCAAACACCACAGCAGTCCCAAGGAGACCTCCAAGGACAGGCTGAGTCTCACTGTGAGCAACGTCAGCAGTGGTAGTGGACGACACCCCACAGACAAGATCAAGACTGTAGGGCCTGGTGTCTCACTCTCACCGCCATTCTTCTTCAGCAAGCCCCGGGACTTTGCCAACCTCCTCAG GAACAAGTTTGGCAGTGCCGACAACATCGCCCACCTCAAGACCTCCCTGGACACGCCCAATTCCTTCCGCTGTGAAGGCACTGGGCGGGCCCTGAGCGGCAGTGCCACCATCGGGGATGGGAAGACAGCGACCCCCGCCGCCACAACGACCCCCAAGTACACCAGCGATGACGAGTGTTCCTCTGGCACGTCCCTGTCTGCGGACAGCAACGGGAACACCGTGGCTCTTGGGGTTGGCCTGGGTCTAGAAGGGGGTTTGGGGGCTGCAGTGACACCTGGACAGAGCCTGGATGTTGGGGACGGCCAGGGGAGACTTGACCTGaccatggaggaggtgagggagatCAGGGAGACCCAGGGGCAGCTGGAGGAGGACATGGAGACTCTCAGGACCCAGTTCAACAAAGACTACGGTTTCATCACCCAGACGCTACAGGAGGAAAGATACAG GTATGAGCGGTTGGAGGACCAGCTGAATGACCTGACAGAGCTCCACCAGGCGGAAACAGCCGACCTGAAACAGGAGCTGGCCAGCATCGAGGAGAGAGTAGCCTACCAGGCCTACGAGAGAGCCAGGGATATACAG GAAGCTCTAGAGTCGTGTCAGACGCGGGTCTCTAAGCTAGAGctccagcagcagcaacaacaaactGTACAGCTCGAGTCCAGTGACGCCAGGGTGCTTCTGGGTAAGAGCATCAACATCATGCTCGCCCTCGTCACCGTGATCCTCGTGTGCGTCTCCACAGCCGCCAAGTTCGCCGCGCCCCTCCTGAGGAGCCGACGCCACGTGATGGGCACCTTCCTGGGCATGTGTCTGCTGGCCCTATTCTGGAAGAACTGGGAGAATTTTCAGCGTGCTATGGAGAGAGTCctggtatcagcctaa